A DNA window from Camelina sativa cultivar DH55 chromosome 17, Cs, whole genome shotgun sequence contains the following coding sequences:
- the LOC104757460 gene encoding berberine bridge enzyme-like 4: protein MIFSIVINNPKSSTTFRNSNHLFFLYFDVQSLKMKYSRTTLVLLLFFVVFISESSSSLANPETFTQCLTSNSDPKHPISPAVFFAGNGSYSSVLEATIRNLRFNTSNTPKPFLIIAATHETHVQAAVTCGKRHNLQMKIRSGGHDYDGLSYVTYSGKPFFILDMFNLRSVDVDTASKTAWVQTGAILGEVYYYIWEKSKTLAYPAGVCLTVGVGGHVSGGGYGNMMRKYGLAVDNTIDARMVDVNGKILDRKLMGEDLFWAINGGGGGSYGVVLAYKINLVEVPENVTVFRISRTLEQNATEIVHRWQHVAPELPDELYIRTIIDVVNGTVSSQKTVRATFIAMFLGDTTTLLSILNRRFPELGLVRSDCTETSWIQSALFWINIQVDSSEKVLLQRIQPVNYLKRKSDYVREPISRTGLESIWKKMIELEIPTMTFSPYGGAMWRISSTATPFPYRAGNLWKIQYAANWREDRLTDRYMELTRELYRFMTPFVSKNPRQSFFNYRDVDLGINSHNGKINSYIEGKRYGKKYFAGNFERLVKIKTRVDSGNFFRNEQSIPVLP from the exons ATGATCTTCTCTATAGttataaataacccaaaatccTCGACGACATTCAGAAACtcaaatcatttgttttttctttacttcGACGTTCAATCtctaaaaatgaaatattcaagAACTACGCTAGTTCTTTTACTATTCTTCGTCGTCTTCATATCGGAATCAAGCTCATCATTAGCAAATCCGGAGACGTTCACACAATGCCTAACCTCAAACTCTGACCCTAAACATCCCATCTCTCCCGCCGTGTTCTTCGCCGGAAACGGCTCCTACTCCTCCGTACTTGAAGCCACCATTCGTAACCTTCGGTTCAACACCTCCAACACTCCAAAACCCTTCCTTATCATCGCTGCAACACATGAAACCCACGTGCAAGCCGCGGTTACTTGCGGAAAACGCCACAATCTTCAGATGAAGATCAGAAGTGGAGGCCACGACTACGATGGCTTGTCATACGTTACGTACTCTGGCAAACCGTTCTTCATCCTCGACATGTTTAATCTCCGTTCAGTTGATGTTGATACGGCGAGTAAAACCGCTTGGGTCCAAACCGGTGCCATCCTCGGAGAAGTTTATTACTATATATGGGAGAAGAGCAAAACCCTCGCTTATCCCGCTGGAGTTTGTCTAACAGTTGGTGTCGGTGGCCATGTTAGCGGCGGAGGTTACGGTAACATGATGAGAAAATATGGTCTCGCCGTAGATAACACCATCGATGCAAGAATGGTCGATGTCAATG gaAAAATATTGGATAGAAAATTaatgggagaagatctcttctGGGCAATAAACGGAGGAGGGGGAGGTAGCTACGGAGTCGTTTTGGCCTACAAAATAAACCTCGTCGAAGTCCCTGAAAACGTCACTGTATTCAGAATCTCCCGGACGTTAGAGCAAAACGCGACGGAGATAGTTCACCGGTGGCAACATGTCGCACCGGAGCTTCCCGACGAGCTCTACATAAGAACAATCATTGACGTAGTAAACGGCACCGTGTCATCTCAAAAGACCGTCAGGGCAACATTCATAGCTATGTTTCTTGGAGACACAACTACGCTTCTGTCGATATTAAACCGGAGATTCCCAGAGTTAGGTTTGGTCCGGTCAGACTGTACCGAAACAAGCTGGATCCAGTCTGCGCTATTCTGGATAAATATCCAAGTGGATTCTTCGGAGAAAGTTCTACTCCAAAGGATTCAACCCGTGAACTACCTCAAGAGGAAATCAGATTACGTACGTGAACCGATTTCAAGAACCGGTTTAGAATCAATTTGGAAGAAAATGATCGAGCTTGAAATTCCCACGATGACTTTCAGTCCATACGGTGGTGCAATGTGGAGGATATCATCGACGGCGACTCCGTTCCCATACAGAGCCGGGAATCTTTGGAAGATTCAGTACGCTGCGAATTGGAGAGAAGATAGGTTAACCGACCGGTACATGGAACTGACGAGGGAGTTGTACCGGTTCATGACTCCTTTTGTTTCCAAGAACCCAAGACAATCGTTTTTTAACTATCGTGATGTTGATTTGGGGATCAATTCACACAATGGGAAAATAAATAGCTACATTGAAGGCAAGCGTTACGGTAAGAAATATTTTGCCGGAAATTTCGAGAGGTTGGTCAAGATTAAGACTAGAGTTGACAGTGGTAATTTCTTTAGGAATGAACAGAGTATTCCTGTGTTACCGTAA